In Cryptomeria japonica chromosome 10, Sugi_1.0, whole genome shotgun sequence, a genomic segment contains:
- the LOC131859491 gene encoding peroxidase 12-like, whose translation MVFSVVSAIILCTLLPLSGAFLVKDSVDLPQPVNGLSWTFYGRSCPQLESIVKERIDFYLRKDITQAAGLLRLHFHDCFVQGCDASVLLDGSASGPSEQDAPPNLTLRAQAFVIINDIKKRVESTCKGTVSCSDILALAARDSVTKAGGPFYPVPLGRRDGLNFATQQTTLDSLPPPKSNVTGLMSVLRKLGLDLKDLVALSGGHTIGIGHCSSFTSRLYPAQDSALEKNFANHLKKTCPKRDTDNFTDLDLRSPNAFDNKYYVDLMNKQTLFTSDQTLYTDPRTRDIVKSFAVDQNLFFNSFVASMIKMGQLNVLTGSQGQIRRSCNVRNPTASYTYEYPSIQSSENAEESLSASM comes from the exons ATGGTATTTTCAGTGGTATCTGCTATAATCCTGTGTACGCTTTTGCCTCTTAGCGGCGCCTTTCTTGTGAAGGATTCTGTTGATCTCCCACAACCGGTGAATGGACTGTCGTGGACGTTCTACGGTAGAAGTTGCCCCCAGTTGGAGTCGATCGTGAAGGAGCGCATAGATTTTTATTTAAGGAAAGACATAACCCAAGCAGCCGGACTGCTCAGACTTCACTTCCATGATTGTTTTGTCCAG GGTTGCGATGCATCTGTATTATTAGACGGATCAGCCAGCGGGCCAAGCGAGCAGGATGCTCCGCCAAACTTAACCCTGAGGGCCCAGGCATTTGTCATTATCAATGACATCAAAAAGAGGGTGGAATCTACCTGCAAGGGAACTGTCTCCTGCTCAGACATCTTAGCTCTTGCCGCTCGTGACTCCGTCACCAAG GCTGGAGGACCCTTTTATCCTGTACCGTTGGGTAGAAGAGACGGGTTGAACTTTGCCACCCAACAAACAACTCTTGACAGCTTACCTCCTCCAAAATCAAATGTTACGGGACTGATGAGTGTTTTAAGAAAGCTGGGGCTGGATTTGAAGGACCTTGTGGCGCTCTCAG GAGGACACACCATTGGGATTGGGCACTGCTCGTCTTTCACTAGCCGTCTCTACCCAGCTCAGGATTCCGCTTTGGAGAAAAATTTCGCCAACCACCTGAAAAAAACTTGCCCAAAAAGGGATACAGACAACTTTACCGACctggatttgagatccccaaatgcGTTCGACAACAAGTACTATGTGGATCTGATGAACAAGCAAACTCTTTTCACCTCTGACCAGACGCTATACACGGACCCCAGAACTCGTGACATTGTGAAAAGCTTTGCAGTGGACCAGAATTTGTTCTTCAACAGTTTTGTTGCGTCGATGATCAAGATGGGCCAGCTGAACGTTTTGACAGGGAGTCAAGGTCAGATTCGCAGAAGCTGCAATGTTCGCAATCCTACTGCTTCGTATACTTACGAATACCCATCAATCCAGTCTTCTGAAAACGCGGAAGAGTCTTTATCTGCCTCTATGTGA